Genomic segment of Microtus ochrogaster isolate Prairie Vole_2 linkage group LG5, MicOch1.0, whole genome shotgun sequence:
TCTTCTTCTTGCCTTCCTGCCTAACACAGAGCACAGCTATTGCTCATGAAGCATCCAGGCAGTGTTGGGGTCATAGGCCCATCTAGAACCCATAGTCTAGCTTTAACATACATTCTCCTCGACACCCTTAATGCTAGCAACCCTCTTTAGGTCATTTAGGCCTATAAAAGAATGTGAATGTTCTAAACGCCTAGAATATAtgctccagggctggagagatggctcagcggttaagagcactgactgctcttccaaaggtcctgagttcaattcccagcaaccacatggtggctcacaaccatctgtaatgaggtctggtgccctcttctggcctgcaggcatacacacagacagaatattgtgtatattattaattaattattatatatatatatatatatatatatatatatatatatatatatactccaGACACAGGCTTTAACAGATAGTCCAAAGCAATAAACTATCTCACACCAAAGTTAGCTGCCAACTCGGGAAAGAGGGTAGGAAAGGAAAGTGGAAAACATAGAACAGAAAATGTGAAAACTGGATACATTCATTCACTAAAACTCAGACCCCGCTTTAGTTCCTCTTCTGTTGCTATAGTAAGATCACGTGACTAAGGAAACCTATAAAAGAGACCGTGTGATTGGGCTTATGCCCCCAGAGCGCTAAACTCCGCGATGGCAGAGTGACCACGTGGCAATGGGCAGtcggagaagcagctgagagctcccgtcttgatccacaagcagaaCACTAGcggcacacctcctccatcaagtcCACATCTCCTAACGCTTCCCAAACAGCCCCACCGACTGGGGACCAAGTACACAGACATGTGGgcccatgggggccattctcattcacaggCCACAGTCACTGCCAGCATTTGGGGCTGTGCCCCGTTCGCTAATGGGCTCacatgttggattttttttttcgacaGAGACACACTTGCACCTCAGTGGTTTTCACACTCTTGAGTCTTCCCTGTGCCGTCCATCTTTTTAATATTAGGAACAaagcatcttttttattttagctttttatttatttgtatggggGAGCAGTATATGCTTGTaagtgcaggtgtctgtggaggccagagatgaagGTGGAGgcgtttgtgagctgccacgctTAGGTGCTGAGCACAGACCTTGGAGCCTTCGTGAGCTTtagctgctgagctctctctccagcccctgatatttattttcaataggaagaagggaagtatgTTTTAATCAGAATTAACTttgagggcctggagaggtggcccagtggaaagaacacttgctcttccagaggacctgggctgaaTTCCCGGCCCCCATACAGTGCTTCGCAGCCGTCCATAGCTGCAGTTCTAGAGAAGTTGATGCCACTTTCTGGCTTCTGAAGACACTGGGCATGCAAGTGGTACCAGACATACATGTGatcaaaacactcataaaaataagattattctttaaaaagaatccGCTTTGTCCAGCCTTCCTTTAATACAGTGCCCCAATCATAAAGTTACttcatcgctacttcataactgtcatgtTGCTGCttttatgagttgtaatgtaaatatctgatatgcgaccctgagaaagggtcatttgatcctacaggttgggaaccactgctctggaagACACATTCACAGAAAATATTCTTTAGTTTTCTATGTCAGGGTTTTTATCCTTTTGAGTTTCTAGCCTGAATTTTATAAACTATCATGGAAGAGGCAGGTCCTCTCAATTTACCAATTCAAGAATATGGGTttcacgggctggagagatggctcagtggttgagagcattgcctgctcttccaagggtcctgagttcagttcccaacatggtggctcacagccatctgtgatgagatctggtgccctcttctgcctgtaGGCACATACAcggacagagtattgtatacataataaataaatatttaaaaaaaaagaatatgggggctggagagatggctcagtggttaagagcattgcctgttcttccaaaggtcctgagttcaattcccggcaaccacatggtggctcacaaccatctgtaaagaggtctggtgccctcttcctgcctgcaggcatacacacagacagaatattgtatacataataaataaataaaataaatattaaaaaaaagaatatgggtttctgtcaggcatggtggcacacaccttgaatcccagcactcaagagacagaggcaggaagatctctgtgagtttgaggccagcctggtccacagagcgagttgcaggacagcacagctacatagtgagaccccgtctcaaaaaaaaaaattgagaatataTGAGTTTGCTTAGTAACAGGAAGTCGTGGAGTAGAAATTTGTACCACTGTGGTGCGCGCAAGCAGTAAATATTTCTGGAAACAATATGTGACTGTCCCAGGCACGGTACATAGTAAGGttctgctgggaaaaggaagactTCTTGACAACTAACTGCAAAGATTTGGCTTGggttttatctgtgtgtatgtgtctgcacgTACAGAGggctctatgtgtgtgtgtgtgtgtgtgtgtgtgtgtgtgtgtgtgtgtgtgtgtgtgtgtacggagGCGGAGGCCAACTTTGGGTATCATCCTTAGGAGCCATCCaccctgtgttttgagacagtgtcttcctctgtatcccaggctggccctgcacGCACAGCGGCCATCTTGCTTCAGTCCCTGgagcactagaattacaggcgtGAGCCGCCATGCCTGGTTTTGAACATGCTTATTAGCGTCTATTATGTTCCAGAGACCTCACTAGGGTGGAGGTGGGTATTGTGCAGGGTGAACTAGTCAGAGGAAGTTGACATTGATCAGATAGTCATCCCATTAAATATATGATGAGGGAAGTTACTGCTCTAGAGAAAGAGCGTGGTCTGGGGGCGCTCCAGTCTGGAGACTGCTCTAGAGAAAGAGCATAGCTCTGGGAGCACTACAGTCTGGAGGCTGCTCTAGAGAAAGAGNNNNNNNNNNNNNNNNNNNNNNNNNNNNNNNNNNNNNNNNNNNNNNNNNNNNNNNNNNNNNNNNNNNNNNNNNNNNNNNNNNNNNNNNNNNNNNNNNNNNNNNNNNNNNNNNNNNNNNNNNNNNNNNNNNCAGTCTGGAGGCTGCTCTAGAGAAAGAGCATAGCTCTGGGAGCACTACAGTCTGGAGGCTGCTCTAGAGAAAGAGCATAGCTCTGGGAGCACTCCAGTCTGGAGACTGTGGTGACTTCCCCAAAGAAATAACACTGGAGCGAGCTGGAAAGAGGAGTCAGTAATTGGTGCTCATACTTtccagaaatagagaaagcaTGTCAAATAAAGACTGGAGCAGGACTAGTAGAGCTtggaacacagagaagagagggaaagttTGAATGTAAGGTGCCTCACGAGCCGTAAGGCACAGACTTAAAGGATCCAATCCTAAAAGCTGTAGAGAGCCCTGGGAAACATTCATGCCGCTGTGGGAATCCTGAGTGTCCCAGGGTTCCTTAGTCCAGTGATTCCTCAACTTATTTCCAATTCTCTGGCTGGTTCTTCTCTTCTTCTAGTCTACTTAAAACTGCCATCTGCCCTTCTGTCCTTCAGCCAGCCAGTCACCAGTTTATCCCTAAAGGTCCCCAATTCTATTTTCATGGCAGCAAATGCACTCAGCGTCATACCTGCTCTTGTTCATTGCAAACCCTCACTCAGCCTCTTGCCCAGCCTGGTATAGTAGTCCTCTCATTGTCTCTACCTTTTCCCTGCTGCCACTTTCCCCCAAATCAACTGAAGATAGCTTCTCACACATTCCCTGAGGTCCTCTGTGACCTGATAGTGTGGtctcacactttttaaaaaatccttaaaaatagcCAGATTGCTATATAGCTAGTAGCATAAAATTTACTCATTTGAAGTGTAGCACtaaattatttttagcatttgCACAGCTAGGCCAGTCATCACCATGCTCCTACATCAGAACGCCTTTgttgccccaccaccaccaaataaggccacacctattaGCAGCACACCCACCCACAAGCTCTCTGCAGACTTAGGGAGGCACCAGTTTATTTCCCTAGATTTCCTGGACATTTCACAGAAACGGAATCACAGAGCCTCTGCCCTCTCATGACTGTCTCCTTCCCAGGCTCACCCGTGTTTCATGTGTGTCCACACTGGTTTGTAATAGGTGGTCTGCCTGCCCTGTCTCAGTTCTCTTTAAGTGGTCCTGGAGTTCCTCCTTGGAGTCTGATGTTTAAAAGCGTGTGTGGTGTGGTGCGGTCCGTCTCCGTTTCCTGTGATGAGGGCTTAGTGACATGAACGTGCCACTGTTTAGTACGCCTTGATTAGCGTATGGTGAGCACAAGGTTGATGTGGACTGTTGCTCTGCTAAGAGCAGACATTCCCCAGCCATCTTCCAGGAGGCTTCCAAGAGtaggaaggcagagaccagcTTTGCAATGCCCGTGCCATGTCCTTACTTTCCCACGCTGTGCTGTGGTTCTGCAGGGAACAGGGGTGAGATTCCTTTTAACTTGTGAAAAGTTATGGACCTTATTGGAGAGTCTAAAAGCAAAGGTGAAAATGTGAGCGTTAGCAGAAATAAAGTCTTAGAAGAGCAAAGGCACCTACCGTAGAGCTTGACTAGGCCTATTGTCTGTGAGTGGGAGACCCACGAGAGGGGATCGAGGGGTGTTTGTGACCTTGACCACATACGTGGAGGTGATGGAGCTTCCTGGCTGCCTGATTAAGGAGTCTTCTAAGAATAGAAAATCATTCACTCTGGATTGAAAGTTAGCCAGCACTCGATAAGACCCTGGGTGAACTGTGCACAGTGCTCACTGGAGGAGATTTCTTGCAATCAGAAAACCTGAAATAGGTTAAGTCTGCTTTAGAAGATGAAAAACTTGAGGTCTAGAGTCTCAACCACCCCAACCGCCTCAGAGTCGCAGAGACCTGGTGCCCCTGGGCTAGACCAGCTCTCCAAGACAAGGAAGACAGTTACCACATATGTGTGGTACACTCTACTTAATTAAGcactgtttttctcctttcttgtatgaggtgtgtgtgcgtgtgtgtatgcgtgcgtgcgtgcaagtgtgtgtgcgtgcaagtgtgtgtgtgtgtgtgtgtgtgtgtgtgtgtgtgtgtgtgtgtgtgatgctgaggTCAAGCCCAGGCCTTAAGCATTTGGCACAAAGCTCTCTAAGGTGGAGCTATCTCCCCTACCCAGGTTCGTTTTCTTATGGTATCCTCATGACAGCCCTGTGAAGTGCGCTGCACAGATAACCCTCATTCCACAGATGACAAAACCAGAATCACACAACCAGTCAGAAGCAGACCAAGCAAGGCCTTCTGCCTTCTTAGCATGAACCCTTTCCAGTATGCCTTGCTGCACTATTTAATAGTGCCTGCCTTTTCCGTGAATGGATAAGACTGATTTTGTCCGCAGAGCCATGGGGGTGCTGATGTCCAAGCGGCAGACCGTCGAGCAGGTGCAGAAGGTGAGCCTGGCTGTGTCAGCCTTCAAGGATGGACTACGGGACAGGCCTTCCATTAGACGTGGGGGTGAGCTACCAGGGTCCCGCCGCGGCACTGTGGAGGGCTCTGTTCAGGAagtacaggaagaaaaagaagcagagactaGTGCCCCCGTGGTTCAGGAAGAGAGCAGCATCAACCGTGCAGCCTGGGAGCGGCTTCGAGATGGGCGTGGAGTTGAGCCTGAGGAGTTTGACAGGACCAGTCGATTCACACCCCCTGCCTTCATCCGACCCACACGGAAGCTGGATGATGACAAACCTCCAGATATCTGCTTGGATCCCCGGGAGCCTGTGAGTGTTCCGTTAAGGCAGGATTCCCCTGTCTTAGCCTTTAAAAGGATCAAAGAACAGGACAGGGAAAAGTAGGTGTGGTTGAggtgagaccagaagaggaagcTGGGTTCAGAACAGTCTTTGCCCCACAAGATGGGTTtagatgtgtctctgtgtagagtgcttgccttgtgtgTTCAAGTCCCTCtatccccagtaccacaaagGGAAGCAATATTTCTTAAGAATAAAACACTAAGTATAGCTTGGATTAGTCATAGTGTAAGACTTGGACTTTTGAGTGGGAAGCAATGGCGGCATGACAAAGCTTGAACTAATCCTATCATCTATGGATTCTCAACCACAGAAGGTACTAACCCTTGTAGGGGACATTTGGGAAATTTGAAAAGGGGGAACTGGGGTAAGATACAATGACTGTGGGGCTCTACTGGCATATAGATAGTATTAAGACAGCTGggattttaaatgtcatatagTGCTTGGGACAATCGATCGCACAAATTATTCTCCATGACGTGCCAATCATATCCCTGTTCAGAAACATAGTAACAGAGCCCTAAGCAGCTAGAAGAGCTTCCTGGTTCTCATCCACCAGGAAGAACACTCTTACCCTTCACCGTGGCTCCAGAGAGACCCAGGCCCACACAGCAGCCTGTAGGATCTCGCTCTCTGTACTTTCAAATCCTGTTCCTTCTGGCCAGGTTGTCAACGATGAGATGTGTGATATCTGTGAAGTCTGGACCGCCGAGAGCCTCTTCCCATGCCGCGTCTGCACCAGGGTCTTCCACGACGGCTGTCTGCGCCGCATGGGCTAcctccaaggaaacagtgcagCGGAGGTGACAGAGATGGCCCACACCGAGACCGGCTGGAGCTGCTACTACTGTGTGAGTCTGGACTGCAGGACAGCAGGAAAACTTGGTGTCTTTCCagagacccagtcttaaaaaCGGCTGCTTCTAAGTCGTGACCTAAGGGGTTTCCTAACAGTGCATGCAAGGGTGCTAGATAGGTACATAATTAATTCCTTGCTGTGTGGAGTATTGCATGATACAGCATGACACAAAACATATGCCAGCAGCACACAGGCCCAGTTGTTACATGCTGGACCTAAGTGTGTTCCAGAGGGAGTAAACCACCCTCAGCTGGGAATCATAAGAAGAACAGGTCTAACCGATGAAGAGCAGTTCTGCCCAGGGAAGTGTTAGGTTCTCTACAAGTCTGTAGTTGTTGTTCCTCGTACTTACCTGAAAAAGCCACCTGGCGTCCTGACCAGCGTGCTTCCAGGAGAGGTAGCTTCTGTCTCCGGAAAACACTCAGTCTTGATGTCCTCACTTGACCTGCTGCCTATTGGGAGCGTTGGTTCTGCATCTCTGAAGTGATGGTTATGTGAATTGAGTAGCAAAGCTGTATTGATTGAGAACGCTGCAACTCTGTAGAAATGCCTTCCAGCTCTTAATGGCAGAAAGAATCCTAGGTTCCCATTGAAAGCCAGCTTCACAGCCGTTCATCACCATTCCTGAGTAGACTCCcagcctttccttcctgctgtgCCGTCCTGCGAATTCTTCACCAGCCTCTGACTCAGTGCACGGAGCAGCTGCCgactgtcttcttcctctgcctgcagAAAGCAAACGTGCTACTTTCTGACTCTCCACCTATAGCTGATCCACAAAACCAAGTCTGGAAGTTATTTCCAGCTACTGCATACCCCACTCTGAAATACACCACAGAACACACACCCAGCTCTGCTGTCCTCTCTGtccttgcctccctcccctcctcccctgacACTGCCACCAGCACCAGCATTTACGGCAACCCCGCCACCGGTGTGCTGCCAGCATGGGCCTGCCTCAGTCAGTGCGTGTCTCCTTGCTGTCTTCTGTGAAtgctctgcttccttcccagctctgatAGGGTCCTGCTGTCGCCACCTCTGCCGGCCTCTTACAGAGACTTCCTCCGAGTtcatccctttctcttccctccatccaCAACCATACTTCCTAAGAGCACTTCACTGTCTCCCGACTTCTCTGCCCCTCCAGCCTGACCTCTGCATTCAGCTCCTTGCTGAATGGACTTTTACTGAGGCCATCAATAATCTCTCAATGGTCAAGTCCAGAGAGGCCTTTTCAGGTGTCTTCTTAGTCAGCCTTTCTGATAACacttccgtgtttccttctctttctcttggcatttgttttctaaaatgtatacACTATATGGAAACTAGACAAAATgttcacaaataataaatatcaccACTCTTAATACCACCTCCCACAGCCTGCCACAGCCTGCCACAGCCTGCCACAGCCTGCCACAGTCTTTGCTTGGTATCCAGTACTCCCAGTCTCTTCTGGACGCCTTTGATCATTCTTTCTCAACAGCaatggtttgttttcattctggGTACTGTATTCCTCGGGGTCCCGTCGTCTTTCTCACTATCTAAACATTAGTGATTCCCATATCTGTGTCCAGACTTAAATTTCCTACCTCAGGGGCTTCCCCATCTTGATGTCTCACCAGTGCTTCATGCTTAGAATGCCCCCAAATGAACTCGCCTTTCTGCCTACAGCTGCTCTTTCTCCACCCCTTACCTCTGTGAACAGTAACGTCATTCACCAGTTTCCCAGTCCCAGCTCTTCCCTGGCCCTCTTCCCTCACAGCCGCTGGGTCACCAGGTTCTGTTGACTTGGCTACCAACACCCCTCtttgcccctccctcttctcatcTCTGGTTTTAGACACTCATTTTTTTCCTACCCGTACCATTACAACAGCCACTTAAGAGATTTTGTCcctctgaaccatttccccaTAGCAGTCAGAGATCTGACAATGACAACCATCCTTCCATGCCTTCCCATTGTCCTTAGAACAAACGCCCAAGTTAAGGGTCTCAGCCCAGGCCATCTGAGGAACGTCACAGTTCcttatctttttctgtttctccttgcaCCCCCTTCACGGTCACATGCAGCAGCCACACCAAACATCACAGTGTCAAGCACACAGCCATTGTGCCCAGAACATGCCAGATGCTCAATAGGAGTCTACTGAAAGAGTCATCGGGTTCTCGGAGGAAACCCATAGATGGGTACCCATGTGATACCTGCATATGCTCTTGGCTGACAGTTTAGGAGGACAGTTAACCAACTACTACTGCAACGGacttttattctctgatcttttttaattacttattatttatttatgtatttatttggctttccgagacagagtttctctgtgtagccctggctgtcctgaaacttgctctgtagaccaggctggcctcaaactcacagagatccacctgcctctgcctcccgagtgctgggattaaaggcatgcatcactgctACTCCACAAAGAACTTTCATAATTTAAAGACTTCATAGGACTGCCAACAAAATAAGTTCTCAGTGCTTCCTAGTAATTAAAACTTCTATGACAACATAAAAATTCATCTTGTTTAGGAACATTTCAAAACCATTCTAGAACCGCTTAAAGCTGCATACCCACTAGAAGCAGGGCTATTTGTTTTTATAACGATAATGTGCATTAGGCACAGCCAGTGCTTCTAATAAATACATGCTGAGCATCTGGGCTAGGACCAACAGCGCCAAGTACACCTTGCAGCAGCTTTCTGAGATGCTTCTGCAACATCCCTGTTTGTTCACGGTAACTTGAAAGCAGTATTTACTAACGGGACTTAGCCAGATATCTGGATTCCAGGGAGGACTCTTCCCCAAATTCAGACAGCTCAGAGCAAATCTTCCCTCTTTCTAGAGCCTTAGTCTCCTTGACTATGAGTGGAAGCTGGGATCGGGGTTCCTGACGTCTCTTTGGGGGGAACATTCCCACCCCCTTGACCCAGGGCTTCTCATTTGTCGCTGGCCTGTATGGCCACTGACTTCGCTTTCACGTTCCCTCAGGACAACCTTAACCTGCTGCTCACCGAGGAGGAGATGTACAGCCTTACAGAGACCTTTCAGCGGTGTAAAGTCATCCCTGGTAAGGCCAGCAGGCGCTGCCGAGAAGGAGGGGCCAGCCATATCCCCTTTCTTCCTGAGAATTTGGGGATTTGGGGAGTAGGGATGAGTGAGTCCTTCTTCCTGGGTTGTGACATCAGAAGCAGTGCCTTCCACCACAGCTCCCCTGAGCTCTCCTGGCTATGGGAGGTGTAACCCCACGAGAACTGGGACTGTGGGGGCCCTGAGGGTGCCTTAGAGGTGAGTGAAGGTGTCCAGGGCTGAGGAGGGGTGGGCATAGCCAGCACGGATGTCTCCCACAGATTGCTCCCTGACCCTGGACGATTTCGTGCGC
This window contains:
- the Phf24 gene encoding PHD finger protein 24, giving the protein MGVLMSKRQTVEQVQKVSLAVSAFKDGLRDRPSIRRGGELPGSRRGTVEGSVQEVQEEKEAETSAPVVQEESSINRAAWERLRDGRGVEPEEFDRTSRFTPPAFIRPTRKLDDDKPPDICLDPREPVVNDEMCDICEVWTAESLFPCRVCTRVFHDGCLRRMGYLQGNSAAEVTEMAHTETGWSCYYCDNLNLLLTEEEMYSLTETFQRCKVIPDCSLTLDDFVRYRHQAAKRGDSNRALSDEQEEQAARQFAALDPEHRGHIEWSDFLSHESLLLLQQLRPQNSLLRLLTVKERERARATFLARGSGNTISEAECHHARHSWFCKRLAEASSCSVSISHVGPIADSSPASSSSKSEDKSPLPTEQGSRSVDWPTFLRENVIYILAARPNSGAIHLKPPG